In a genomic window of Streptomyces noursei ATCC 11455:
- a CDS encoding CBS domain-containing protein — MRVRDVMRTPVVSVAPEATLGETARLMQQRTVGCVAVVSGETVLGMVTDRDLAVRGLGAARSATAPVSEVMTVPVHAVGAGDDVDAAYRTMRRSAVRRLPVLDKGRLVGVVALDDLLMDVSRRLSELLGAVSWCVLAEPPDGPMPRAG; from the coding sequence ATGCGGGTTCGAGACGTGATGCGGACGCCGGTGGTCTCAGTCGCGCCCGAAGCCACGCTGGGGGAGACTGCGCGGTTGATGCAGCAGCGCACCGTCGGGTGTGTGGCGGTGGTGTCCGGGGAGACGGTCCTCGGCATGGTCACCGACCGGGACCTGGCCGTGCGTGGACTGGGCGCGGCGCGGAGCGCGACCGCGCCGGTCAGTGAGGTGATGACGGTGCCGGTCCATGCCGTCGGTGCGGGTGACGACGTCGATGCCGCGTACCGCACCATGCGTCGTTCGGCGGTCCGCCGGCTTCCGGTCCTGGACAAGGGCCGGCTCGTGGGCGTGGTGGCGTTGGACGACCTGCTGATGGACGTCTCTCGGAGGCTCTCCGAACTGCTCGGCGCGGTCTCGTGGTGCGTCCTCGCCGAACCACCGGACGGACCGATGCCGCGGGCCGGTTGA
- a CDS encoding cyclic nucleotide-binding domain-containing protein: protein MATTPLLQRLPSEGRDRLLAFAHEVTFPEGAHIFEEGGAADHFWIIRTGSVNLEVRLAGRRPAVVDLLGPGDLLGWSWLVPPYRWRMGAEAFTLVRAHEFDASGVRALCEADPVLGLAVTRQVLDVVARRLLATRHRLIDLSGAGASLRPTPP, encoded by the coding sequence ATGGCCACCACGCCCCTGCTCCAGCGGCTCCCGTCCGAGGGGCGGGACCGCCTGCTGGCCTTCGCCCACGAGGTGACGTTCCCTGAAGGTGCCCACATCTTCGAGGAAGGCGGGGCGGCCGACCATTTCTGGATCATCCGCACCGGTTCGGTGAACCTGGAAGTACGGCTGGCCGGCCGGCGGCCGGCGGTTGTCGACCTGCTCGGTCCCGGGGACCTGCTGGGCTGGTCGTGGCTGGTGCCGCCGTACCGCTGGCGGATGGGTGCGGAGGCGTTCACCCTCGTGCGGGCCCATGAGTTCGACGCGAGCGGGGTGCGCGCGCTCTGCGAGGCGGACCCGGTCCTGGGACTGGCGGTGACCCGGCAGGTCCTCGACGTCGTCGCCCGCCGGCTGCTGGCCACCCGGCACCGGCTGATCGACCTGAGTGGCGCGGGCGCGAGCCTTCGACCCACACCGCCTTGA
- a CDS encoding universal stress protein, whose translation MGDAVLVGLDGTGNSEPAVRWGAEEAAVRNLPLHLLHAWTSQPRPVSSVAEDAELRRYGTEVLRRAEAAAKELHPEIPVKAEQVDEEAAGPRCWMPAHGPGC comes from the coding sequence ATGGGCGACGCGGTCCTCGTCGGACTCGACGGCACCGGCAACAGTGAGCCGGCCGTGCGCTGGGGCGCCGAGGAGGCGGCCGTCCGCAACCTGCCGCTGCACCTCCTGCATGCCTGGACCTCCCAGCCCAGGCCGGTCTCCTCAGTGGCGGAGGACGCCGAACTACGCCGCTACGGAACCGAAGTTCTCCGCCGGGCCGAGGCCGCGGCCAAGGAGCTGCATCCGGAAATTCCGGTGAAGGCCGAGCAGGTCGACGAGGAAGCTGCTGGCCCGCGCTGCTGGATGCCTGCTCACGGGCCGGGCTGCTGA
- a CDS encoding V-type ATPase 116kDa subunit family protein translates to MASVSWAEALFPVPMQRVAVVVPRTAERDALVCLAEAGCVDLDRTGALGSPGQTPSYPDRRAAAELAATAPAPGALEQAGRADLVAGEKEVAARLGEAVRRRDIAALAGWCPRAEVAPLGARLAEFGGALVPMAAPRGIDPPTALRRTGPVRGACSSLVTTYGTPPYPDLDPSWGAAVLYAAMFGMMFGDVGHGALLVLTAFGLAVWRPRRLAAWHGVWPLVAAAGVSSIVAGLAYGEFFGPTGVLPVLWLAPLHAPVRLLLSAVAVGAVLLLLAYVAGMVNRWRERGLSGALYSLSGIAGGGVFLGLAGVAAGAVGHLGWLVAVGAAATVTGTALAAVGLYAGTDRGVSGLFQTGVQLFDGVVRILSNVVSFARLAAFGLTHAALGAVVWAGVTGLARHGPAGLLGAVALFAVGNALVFTLEALVAGVQALRLEYFELFSRVFEGQGRPFRPWRLPVRRSEVVP, encoded by the coding sequence ATGGCTTCGGTGTCCTGGGCTGAGGCACTGTTCCCGGTGCCCATGCAGCGCGTGGCGGTGGTCGTGCCACGGACGGCCGAGCGGGACGCCTTGGTCTGCCTCGCCGAGGCCGGATGTGTGGATCTGGACCGGACCGGCGCCCTCGGGTCTCCCGGGCAAACGCCGTCGTACCCGGATCGCCGGGCAGCGGCGGAGCTCGCCGCCACCGCTCCCGCACCGGGCGCGCTGGAACAAGCGGGGCGCGCTGATCTGGTGGCCGGGGAAAAGGAGGTGGCGGCGCGCCTGGGCGAGGCGGTTCGACGCCGGGACATCGCCGCGCTCGCGGGCTGGTGTCCGCGCGCCGAGGTCGCGCCGCTGGGGGCACGGCTGGCCGAGTTCGGTGGTGCGCTGGTGCCGATGGCGGCGCCGCGGGGCATCGATCCGCCGACGGCGCTGCGCCGCACGGGCCCGGTACGCGGCGCGTGTTCGTCCCTGGTGACGACCTACGGCACTCCTCCCTACCCGGACCTCGATCCCTCGTGGGGCGCTGCGGTCCTGTACGCGGCGATGTTCGGGATGATGTTCGGCGACGTGGGGCACGGTGCCTTGTTGGTCCTGACCGCGTTCGGGCTCGCGGTATGGCGGCCCCGCCGGCTGGCTGCCTGGCACGGTGTCTGGCCCTTGGTGGCCGCCGCGGGTGTCTCCAGCATCGTGGCCGGGTTGGCCTATGGGGAGTTCTTCGGGCCGACCGGGGTACTGCCCGTCCTGTGGTTGGCGCCGCTGCACGCTCCCGTTCGGCTGCTGCTGTCGGCGGTCGCGGTCGGTGCCGTCCTGCTTCTCCTCGCGTACGTGGCCGGGATGGTGAACCGGTGGCGCGAGCGGGGCCTGTCCGGCGCCCTGTACTCCCTGTCCGGCATTGCCGGGGGCGGTGTCTTCCTGGGGTTGGCCGGGGTGGCGGCGGGTGCCGTCGGGCATCTGGGGTGGCTGGTGGCGGTGGGAGCCGCAGCGACGGTGACCGGCACCGCGCTGGCGGCGGTCGGCCTGTACGCCGGCACCGACCGCGGTGTCTCCGGGCTTTTCCAGACCGGCGTGCAGCTCTTCGACGGCGTCGTCCGCATCCTGTCGAACGTGGTGTCCTTCGCACGGTTGGCGGCCTTCGGCCTCACCCATGCGGCGCTCGGCGCGGTGGTCTGGGCTGGGGTCACGGGCCTCGCCCGGCACGGCCCGGCAGGGCTGCTGGGAGCCGTGGCGCTCTTCGCCGTGGGCAATGCGCTCGTCTTCACGCTGGAAGCTCTGGTGGCGGGCGTCCAGGCGCTGCGTCTGGAGTACTTCGAGCTCTTCTCCCGGGTCTTCGAGGGCCAGGGACGGCCGTTCCGTCCCTGGCGCCTGCCCGTTCGTCGTTCGGAGGTCGTGCCGTGA
- a CDS encoding ATP synthase subunit C, protein MITWLVTLPVVVLMWWAVRLLFRKRGGKSALRCAVGANLVLLAGAVALLVVALSGQSAQAASAAQTSTAGTNSAALIGAAISVAGASIGAAIAVAYTGAAALAALSERPELFGRAMVIVGLAEGIAIYGLVVAVLLIGRA, encoded by the coding sequence GTGATCACCTGGCTCGTCACGCTGCCCGTCGTCGTCCTGATGTGGTGGGCAGTGCGCCTGTTGTTCCGCAAGCGTGGGGGCAAGAGCGCGCTGCGCTGTGCCGTCGGGGCCAACCTCGTGCTGTTGGCGGGGGCGGTGGCCCTGTTGGTCGTGGCCTTGAGCGGGCAGTCGGCCCAGGCCGCGTCCGCGGCGCAGACCAGCACAGCGGGCACCAACTCCGCGGCGCTGATCGGTGCGGCCATCTCGGTGGCCGGTGCCTCGATCGGCGCGGCGATCGCCGTGGCGTACACCGGTGCCGCGGCCCTGGCCGCACTCAGCGAACGCCCCGAGCTCTTCGGCCGGGCGATGGTGATCGTCGGACTGGCCGAGGGAATCGCCATCTACGGACTGGTCGTCGCCGTGCTCCTGATCGGCAGGGCATGA
- a CDS encoding V-type ATP synthase subunit F gives MKVMGAVVAIGERARTAGFALAGVQIRPAEEPDQVRTSWRELPADAALVILTPAAAAALGPDLLDAAGPLTVVMPP, from the coding sequence ATGAAGGTCATGGGCGCCGTCGTCGCCATCGGGGAGCGGGCCCGAACCGCGGGATTCGCCCTGGCCGGGGTACAGATCAGGCCCGCCGAGGAGCCCGACCAGGTCCGCACCTCGTGGCGGGAGCTGCCTGCGGACGCGGCATTGGTCATCCTCACCCCGGCAGCCGCCGCAGCACTGGGCCCCGATCTCCTGGACGCGGCGGGGCCGCTCACGGTGGTGATGCCGCCGTGA
- a CDS encoding V-type ATP synthase subunit E, with protein sequence MTPAAQTHAIAPADPLAPVRTALLRAAEEEAHQLVAAAHRDAEAVIATARSRSTAVLREARRQGEQDGGRAAADATARARHTVRTGLLRAQAEAYDELRRTVLSRVRQCRREPGYPAVREQLSDQVRRLLGPEAVVIEHPRGGVIGTAGGRTVDLSLDALALRVFDGAGAGIESLWRT encoded by the coding sequence GTGACCCCCGCCGCACAGACCCACGCGATCGCCCCGGCCGACCCGCTGGCACCCGTCCGGACGGCGCTGCTGCGCGCCGCCGAGGAGGAGGCCCACCAACTGGTGGCCGCGGCGCACCGGGACGCCGAGGCGGTCATCGCCACCGCGCGGTCCCGTTCGACCGCCGTACTGCGCGAGGCACGCCGTCAGGGAGAGCAGGACGGCGGGCGAGCCGCGGCCGACGCCACGGCCCGAGCCCGCCACACCGTGCGCACCGGGCTCCTCCGCGCCCAGGCCGAGGCGTACGACGAACTGCGCCGGACGGTCCTGTCGCGGGTGCGGCAGTGCCGGAGGGAACCGGGGTACCCCGCCGTGCGGGAGCAGCTGTCCGACCAGGTGCGCCGGCTGCTCGGCCCGGAGGCCGTCGTCATCGAGCACCCGCGGGGCGGGGTGATCGGCACGGCCGGCGGGCGGACCGTGGATCTGAGCCTGGACGCCCTGGCACTCCGTGTGTTCGACGGCGCCGGTGCCGGGATCGAGTCGCTGTGGCGGACCTGA
- a CDS encoding V-type ATP synthase subunit A, translating to MADLTAAEAPARPTAATRILRVAGPLVELENAGGVAMNDLVLLGAERVPAEVVEITTSRVTVQAYEYTGGLAPGRHAFPLGAPVCARLSPGLLGGVFDGLLRPLTDFGDRLAPGTGTDAPPARRWAFDAAVAKGQEVSEGTVIGEAGNPDGPRTRILVPPGCAGEVTYVADSAEHPEDTALAVVGGTEIRSVTEWPVRRPRPVRERVPARTLLTTGQRVIDLLFPVARGSTVAVPGGFGTGKTLLLQQIAKWCDADVIVYIGCGERGNEMADVITEFAELTDPRTGGRLADRTVIIANTSNMPMMARETSIHTGATVAEYFRDMGHDVVVIADSTSRWAEALREFASRTGELPAEEGYPAGLASALAAFYERAGAVTTLGAGPGSVTVFGAVSPPGGDLAEPVTAHTERCVRGRWTLDRDLAYARHYPAVSWSHSFSRDTDVLSTGPDGRETAGRRAAVAELLTAADRLADLVELVGVGALPAPERVSVLAGRLIREGLLQQSALSPNDTHCTPAKTAALADAVLAVIERCRSLVASGTPPDVVEQADFTALLRAREEAGPGDAATVRAARDTTLAVLGELR from the coding sequence GTGGCGGACCTGACGGCGGCGGAGGCGCCTGCCCGCCCGACCGCCGCCACCCGTATCCTGCGGGTGGCCGGGCCACTCGTCGAGTTGGAGAACGCCGGCGGGGTCGCCATGAACGACCTGGTGCTGCTCGGCGCGGAGCGGGTACCGGCCGAGGTCGTCGAGATCACCACATCCCGGGTCACCGTCCAGGCCTACGAGTACACCGGCGGTCTGGCACCGGGCCGGCACGCCTTCCCGTTGGGCGCACCGGTCTGCGCGCGGCTCTCCCCGGGCCTGCTGGGCGGGGTGTTCGACGGCCTGCTCCGCCCGCTGACGGACTTCGGCGACCGGCTCGCGCCGGGCACCGGGACGGACGCACCCCCGGCACGCCGCTGGGCGTTCGACGCGGCCGTCGCCAAGGGGCAGGAGGTGAGCGAGGGCACGGTGATCGGGGAGGCGGGAAACCCGGACGGTCCGCGGACCCGGATTCTCGTGCCGCCGGGCTGCGCGGGCGAGGTCACGTACGTGGCCGACTCCGCCGAGCACCCCGAGGACACGGCGCTGGCCGTGGTCGGCGGCACCGAGATCCGGTCGGTGACCGAATGGCCGGTGCGCCGGCCGCGGCCGGTCCGGGAACGGGTCCCCGCGCGCACACTGCTGACCACCGGACAGCGGGTGATCGATCTGCTCTTCCCCGTGGCCCGGGGCAGCACGGTCGCAGTACCCGGGGGCTTCGGCACGGGCAAGACGCTGTTGCTCCAGCAGATCGCCAAGTGGTGCGACGCCGACGTGATCGTCTACATCGGCTGTGGTGAGCGCGGCAACGAGATGGCCGACGTCATCACGGAGTTCGCCGAGCTGACCGACCCCCGGACCGGCGGGCGCCTGGCGGACCGCACCGTGATCATCGCCAACACCTCCAACATGCCGATGATGGCCCGGGAGACGAGCATCCACACCGGTGCCACCGTCGCCGAGTACTTCCGCGACATGGGGCACGACGTGGTGGTCATCGCCGACTCCACCTCCCGTTGGGCCGAGGCGCTACGGGAATTCGCCTCGCGGACCGGCGAGCTGCCCGCGGAGGAGGGCTATCCGGCCGGTCTGGCCTCGGCCCTCGCGGCCTTCTACGAACGGGCCGGAGCGGTGACCACGCTCGGGGCGGGGCCCGGCTCGGTGACCGTCTTCGGGGCCGTCTCACCACCCGGCGGCGACCTGGCCGAGCCGGTCACCGCGCACACCGAACGCTGTGTGCGCGGCCGGTGGACGCTCGACCGGGATCTGGCCTACGCGCGCCACTACCCCGCGGTGTCGTGGTCGCACTCGTTCTCCAGGGATACCGACGTCCTCAGCACGGGCCCGGACGGGCGGGAGACCGCCGGCCGTCGAGCCGCCGTGGCCGAACTACTGACCGCGGCCGACCGCTTGGCGGACCTCGTCGAACTGGTCGGCGTCGGTGCACTGCCGGCACCGGAACGGGTCAGCGTGCTGGCCGGCCGCCTCATCCGGGAGGGACTGCTCCAGCAGAGCGCCCTCTCCCCCAACGACACGCACTGCACCCCGGCGAAGACGGCCGCGCTCGCCGACGCGGTGCTCGCCGTCATCGAGCGGTGCCGATCCCTGGTGGCATCCGGTACTCCGCCGGACGTCGTGGAACAGGCGGACTTCACCGCCCTGTTGCGGGCCCGCGAGGAGGCGGGGCCCGGCGACGCCGCCACCGTGCGGGCCGCCCGCGACACCACCCTCGCCGTCCTGGGGGAACTCCGATGA
- a CDS encoding V-type ATP synthase subunit B, with protein sequence MSPDRTPVEYTSVRELRGPLIVVAGVGGVGWDEFATITLASGERRHGVVLEVRDDLAVVAVLEGTGGMDPAGLRMAFDGHPLTVPVGEGWLGRTCDGKGAPRDGGPPVFGRTSAPVEGVAINPVRRRPPGEPVLTGIAAVDVLTTLVRGQKLPIFSTAGLPHLELAVQIAAQATTTGERFSVVFAGMGLTHADAFFVQEALAERAAAGELCLLLNTADDPVIERILTPRLALTVAEHLAFDGGRHVLVIMTDMTSYAEALREVSAARGEVPGRRAYPGYLYSDLASLYERCGRIVDRPGSVTVLPVLTMPAGDITHPVPDLTGYITEGQIVLAPQIHAEGVYPPVDALSSLSRLMRKGAGPGRTRGDHLDVAAQLTAALARARQAGELAELVGESALSPADRRYLAMYPRYLHDFLHQERDRTLALDESLERAWRVLLTLPPGELGMLPTALLDARNSDVSPGAAP encoded by the coding sequence ATGAGCCCCGACCGCACACCGGTCGAATACACCTCGGTGCGCGAACTGCGCGGGCCGCTCATCGTGGTGGCGGGGGTCGGCGGGGTCGGCTGGGACGAGTTCGCAACGATCACTCTCGCTTCGGGGGAACGACGGCACGGTGTCGTCCTGGAGGTGCGCGACGACCTCGCGGTCGTCGCGGTGCTGGAAGGCACCGGCGGCATGGATCCGGCGGGGCTGCGCATGGCGTTCGACGGCCACCCGCTGACGGTCCCGGTCGGGGAGGGTTGGCTGGGTCGGACCTGCGACGGCAAAGGGGCTCCGCGCGATGGCGGGCCACCCGTCTTCGGCCGGACCTCCGCCCCCGTGGAGGGGGTGGCGATCAACCCCGTGCGCCGGCGGCCGCCCGGTGAGCCGGTGCTGACCGGCATCGCCGCGGTGGACGTGCTCACCACCCTGGTGCGCGGGCAGAAGCTTCCGATCTTCTCGACCGCCGGTCTGCCGCACCTCGAACTCGCGGTGCAGATCGCCGCCCAGGCCACCACGACAGGAGAGCGGTTCAGCGTCGTCTTCGCGGGCATGGGGCTGACCCATGCGGACGCGTTCTTCGTCCAAGAGGCGCTGGCGGAACGCGCCGCCGCCGGTGAACTGTGCCTGCTGCTCAACACCGCCGACGATCCGGTGATCGAGCGCATCCTCACACCGCGGCTGGCGCTCACGGTCGCCGAACACCTCGCGTTCGACGGCGGGCGGCACGTCCTGGTGATCATGACGGACATGACGTCCTACGCCGAGGCGCTGCGCGAGGTCTCCGCAGCCCGCGGGGAGGTGCCCGGCCGCCGGGCCTACCCCGGCTACCTCTACAGCGACCTGGCCTCCCTGTACGAGCGGTGCGGCCGCATCGTCGACCGGCCGGGCTCGGTGACCGTGCTGCCCGTCCTGACCATGCCCGCCGGGGACATCACCCACCCCGTCCCCGACCTCACCGGCTACATCACCGAAGGACAGATCGTCCTCGCCCCGCAGATCCACGCCGAAGGCGTGTACCCACCCGTGGACGCGCTGTCCTCCCTCTCCCGCCTGATGCGCAAGGGAGCCGGACCCGGTCGGACTCGGGGCGACCACCTGGACGTGGCGGCACAGCTCACCGCCGCGCTCGCCCGCGCCCGGCAGGCCGGTGAACTCGCCGAACTCGTCGGGGAATCCGCCCTGAGCCCGGCCGACCGCCGCTACCTGGCGATGTATCCGAGGTACCTCCACGACTTCCTGCACCAGGAGCGCGACCGGACACTGGCCCTGGACGAGTCACTGGAGCGTGCCTGGCGGGTCCTGCTGACGCTGCCGCCCGGCGAACTGGGCATGCTCCCGACGGCGTTGTTGGACGCACGGAACTCCGACGTCTCTCCGGGAGCCGCGCCGTGA
- a CDS encoding V-type ATP synthase subunit D has product MTASAPPPVGRAARLRLRRTLHVATRGAQLLDRQLHLLRAELAELRRAEAAARDEWEARVREARTWLLRGLLISGEDALRTASRVPPAHVTVAWEDSLGVRHPGRTAVYPGVTDASDAAPRNTALAHAGTSYRAAVEAAARYGTASTAARLVEARLRDTTVRVRALHRLRIPRLQQNLTAIELALEQSEHEDALRRRWAARRTRPAAGG; this is encoded by the coding sequence GTGACGGCGTCCGCCCCTCCTCCCGTCGGCCGCGCCGCCCGGCTGCGGCTGCGGCGCACCCTTCACGTCGCCACCCGCGGTGCGCAGTTGCTCGACCGGCAGCTCCACCTCCTCCGGGCCGAACTCGCGGAGCTGCGGCGGGCGGAGGCCGCGGCCCGTGACGAGTGGGAGGCACGGGTGCGGGAGGCCCGGACCTGGCTGCTGCGCGGATTGCTGATCAGCGGGGAGGACGCCCTGCGGACGGCCTCGCGCGTGCCGCCCGCGCACGTCACCGTGGCATGGGAGGACTCACTGGGCGTGCGCCACCCGGGCCGGACCGCCGTGTACCCGGGCGTCACGGACGCGTCCGACGCCGCCCCCCGCAACACCGCCCTGGCCCACGCCGGTACCTCGTACCGCGCGGCGGTCGAGGCGGCCGCGCGGTACGGCACCGCCTCGACCGCCGCACGCCTGGTCGAGGCCCGGCTACGCGACACCACCGTCCGGGTCAGAGCACTGCACCGGCTCCGCATACCCCGTCTCCAACAGAACCTCACCGCCATCGAGCTGGCCCTGGAACAGTCGGAGCACGAGGACGCCCTCCGACGCCGCTGGGCCGCGCGACGCACCCGTCCGGCCGCCGGCGGCTGA
- a CDS encoding dsRBD fold-containing protein, whose amino-acid sequence MARTLEWKVQLHLFEEGSTTKAHVVLDTGTTTLTGHGTARCNPHDPNVPEIGDELAASRAMDDLAGQLARAASDDLEGLREPLRRSAEVTT is encoded by the coding sequence GTGGCCAGGACTCTTGAGTGGAAGGTACAGCTGCACCTCTTCGAGGAGGGAAGTACCACGAAGGCCCATGTGGTCCTCGATACCGGGACCACCACGCTCACCGGACACGGGACAGCACGGTGCAATCCGCACGACCCGAACGTGCCCGAGATCGGCGACGAACTGGCCGCGAGCCGCGCGATGGACGACCTTGCCGGACAACTGGCGCGCGCCGCGTCCGACGACCTGGAGGGCCTACGGGAGCCGCTGCGGCGCTCGGCCGAGGTGACCACGTGA
- a CDS encoding Hsp20/alpha crystallin family protein, protein MQDVFDRLESGILGGPWHFGTHEIRIEEHLETDAYQVKAELPGIEPEKNLEIDVTGDFLTIRAEREERAETKESSEFHYGSFARAVRLPAGARGDRATADYTDGILTVRVPLEAAKGETTKIPVTRVTRPS, encoded by the coding sequence ATGCAGGACGTGTTCGACCGGTTGGAAAGCGGGATCCTTGGCGGGCCGTGGCACTTCGGTACACACGAGATCCGCATCGAGGAACACCTGGAGACGGACGCGTACCAGGTCAAGGCGGAGCTGCCGGGCATCGAACCGGAGAAGAATCTGGAGATCGACGTCACGGGTGACTTCCTGACGATCCGCGCCGAGCGCGAGGAGCGCGCAGAAACCAAGGAGAGCTCGGAGTTCCATTACGGCTCGTTCGCCCGCGCGGTGCGGCTGCCCGCAGGCGCCCGAGGCGACAGGGCGACCGCGGATTACACCGACGGCATCCTCACCGTCCGGGTGCCGCTGGAGGCGGCGAAGGGCGAGACCACCAAAATCCCCGTTACTCGGGTCACGCGGCCCAGCTGA
- a CDS encoding universal stress protein, whose translation MTVGVDGSPAGLAAADWGAREALLRDLPLRLIHAWERQHHSHTSLPWPAAPSRWSEGIPLVVTDRLRRRYPGLDITADHIIGPPRDVLCRASKGAEALVIGTAGVGRFAGFLLSSVSMATVAHAEAPVVLVRIGVSEGQPLPGAAPGPPPPVVLGLDLSRPCGEVVDFAFKAANVRATSLVVVHGWNPPPYYLYGLGAALKFGTDLSAEDRESVRQALQPWRERYPGVEVVAQAVIGEPAHHLLDAAANAALVVIGRHRRATSLPHIGHTAQAVLHHCPAPVAVVPHS comes from the coding sequence GTGACCGTTGGAGTCGACGGCTCGCCCGCGGGCCTGGCCGCCGCTGACTGGGGTGCCCGCGAGGCGCTGCTCAGAGACCTACCACTGCGACTGATCCACGCCTGGGAGCGGCAGCACCACTCGCACACCTCGCTTCCCTGGCCGGCAGCCCCCAGCCGCTGGTCGGAGGGCATTCCCCTGGTGGTGACCGACCGGCTGCGGCGTCGCTACCCGGGCCTCGACATCACAGCGGACCACATCATCGGCCCGCCGCGCGACGTACTGTGCCGAGCCTCGAAGGGAGCCGAAGCGCTGGTGATCGGCACGGCCGGAGTGGGCAGGTTCGCCGGCTTCCTGCTCAGCTCGGTGAGCATGGCCACCGTCGCCCACGCCGAAGCACCCGTCGTCCTCGTGCGGATCGGGGTTTCAGAAGGACAGCCGCTTCCCGGTGCGGCACCGGGACCGCCCCCTCCGGTGGTGCTCGGATTGGATCTCAGCCGCCCTTGCGGCGAGGTAGTCGACTTTGCCTTCAAGGCCGCAAACGTGCGCGCCACATCCCTGGTAGTTGTGCACGGCTGGAACCCACCGCCGTATTACCTCTACGGACTCGGCGCGGCATTGAAGTTCGGCACCGACCTCTCGGCCGAGGATCGCGAATCCGTACGCCAGGCGCTACAACCGTGGCGGGAACGCTACCCGGGTGTGGAGGTCGTGGCGCAGGCCGTCATCGGCGAGCCCGCACACCACCTGCTCGACGCGGCAGCAAACGCCGCGCTCGTCGTCATCGGACGGCACCGCCGGGCAACCTCGCTGCCCCACATCGGGCATACCGCGCAAGCCGTCCTGCACCACTGCCCCGCCCCGGTCGCCGTCGTCCCACACAGCTGA
- a CDS encoding universal stress protein → MTAPAQLCRPIVVGVAPDTSKRMALAWAADEAALRQVPLHLVHAVTGPTGGYGNAAGEHVAKEALAFARTRQPQVELSSLLAEGKPAWVLQEEAQDAAMVVLGSYHLSRVQEVFSPLSVALPVMAHARCPVVVVPEPEHLTQQPWYFVVGVDGSAHSAVAVDVASQEAALHGAALRALYVRHPHRLGSPEEPATEQECRSLLSETVASRAESWPEVEVHLEVLTGHPVEELTKASVHALGLVMGTRGLGGFTGMLLGSVSQGVLHYARCPVITVPLPGRLAREHEHVPAAH, encoded by the coding sequence ATGACGGCCCCAGCGCAACTGTGCCGACCAATCGTGGTCGGTGTCGCCCCAGATACCTCCAAGCGGATGGCTCTGGCCTGGGCAGCGGACGAGGCGGCTCTGCGCCAGGTGCCCTTGCACCTGGTCCACGCCGTGACAGGGCCTACCGGCGGCTACGGGAATGCGGCCGGGGAGCACGTGGCCAAGGAGGCGCTGGCCTTTGCTCGAACGCGGCAGCCGCAGGTGGAACTCTCCAGCCTGCTGGCCGAAGGGAAGCCGGCATGGGTGCTGCAGGAGGAGGCCCAGGACGCCGCCATGGTGGTGCTGGGTTCCTACCACCTGAGCCGGGTCCAGGAGGTGTTCAGCCCGCTTTCGGTCGCGCTGCCGGTGATGGCACACGCCCGCTGCCCGGTGGTCGTGGTGCCCGAACCCGAACACCTCACTCAGCAGCCCTGGTATTTCGTCGTCGGGGTCGACGGCAGCGCGCACTCGGCGGTAGCCGTCGACGTCGCTTCCCAGGAGGCCGCCCTGCACGGCGCCGCCTTGCGAGCACTGTACGTAAGGCATCCGCACCGGCTCGGTTCACCGGAAGAGCCCGCTACGGAGCAGGAGTGCCGCAGCCTGCTGTCAGAGACCGTGGCCAGCCGTGCCGAGTCCTGGCCCGAAGTGGAAGTGCACCTCGAAGTCCTCACAGGCCATCCCGTGGAAGAGCTCACCAAGGCGTCCGTCCATGCACTCGGTCTGGTGATGGGAACCCGGGGGCTCGGCGGCTTCACCGGCATGCTGCTGGGCTCGGTGAGCCAGGGCGTGCTCCACTACGCCCGCTGCCCCGTCATCACCGTCCCGCTTCCCGGACGCCTGGCACGTGAGCACGAGCACGTGCCCGCCGCCCACTGA